tagaatgcatgagtatcgtgcacgggttaacttgttgtaaATATTATTGTAAATAGTCAGTTTTGGCTACTCAGTCTGATCAAGAAGCTGCCCAATCCACCCCTGTCTTGCCCCAGACATACAGATTAGAAAACGTACATAAGTtttctatttatgtatttttatctcattgttttctaaCAATATTgcgtttatttattttgtaattttattgtatgtttttattacatgcagTGACCTATATTATATTAAATCTAGATTTTAATACGTCTGCCCTTATTCTTCAAATCCATAAGTCTTTTAAGAAGAGAAGTATTGGTTGGCTGTATTCTAGAGTATGCTAGGGTGTGATGTTAAACccttgaatgctggtgtgtgaatgGTTAACCTGATTTGCTAACAATAATCATAGTGTGTAACAGAGTTTGAGTTCTATTGCCCTAatacaataggtggtggcagcgaTTAGGTGTTTATGGATGTGAGAGCTGAACAAACACCTCCAAAGCAAGTCTAAGTCTGTAATCTCTGTGACTAATGACTACTAGATTGAGTGCTGACATGTTGTTGAACTCATTGCAGTAATATCCAAATCTTTGATGTTTCAAGTGCATTCACAATCACTTTACAGTTTCTGAACGTGTGAATTACACTAATTGCAGACATAGGCCTGCGCAAACAAATAATTTAGCGACTGCTTTTGATCACATGCAAACAAGGTGTCTGTTGTATTGTAAAGATGTATTATGTATACTATATGTTTTAAGTAATCATTTTCAGTAATGAAAGTGCATCAGATAATCCatgaaaatattttggtatccatacaatgtatttccttGGTTTGCGCTGGAATAAAGCACAAAAGCTGAAAAATGTCCTATGTTGTAGCTTGTCCTACACAAAAATCCTAAAATGGGCTGGACAAATTTATTGGAACCTTTTTTataagtagttagaaataattagatttgagGTATATTATTCATTTTCACTTTTGAACTGAACTAGACATCTagacctgaacaagccaaattttttttggaagaatgtcctgtggacagatgagaccaaattagagatATATGCAAAAGCACATCATCCCTatatttacagaaagcaaaattggTGGACAAAACCCTCACTTACCCCACAGTCAAACACGGAGGAGGTTTAGTAATGTTTTCAGGTTGCTGTTTTGCATATGGCACTAGGTTTCTTGAATCTGTGAAATCAACGTGACTTTTGGAGCGCAATGTTTAACCCTGTTTCAGAAAACTGGGTTTCTGTCGAAGGTCATCcaacaggacaatgaccccagTCACCTAAACTTCAAATAGAAACCAGGGATGCTTCAAGACAGGACACTGAAGtattacagaaatggaagttggtCTGTTTTGTTCCTTTCTTTTCATTGTTTTAAAGTagccagcaatgagtccagatctaatTCCCATAGAAAAACAGTGATCGGATCTGAAAATAGAAGTTGGGAGAAGGCTATAGAAAGCAGATTGACAGGatagacctcctatgccaccctgtctgttgtgttgctggtgaacagctgggcttgccttgccttgccatgccaccatccccttttatttatcccaaatgcaccctctaaccgcagtaggaggggcttttgctgctgtcaCCACTAgctccttagcggcacctaggACTGCATCCTTTTGGGTAACTTTCACTGTTAGGGTATTCCTTTGCTTGGcgcctgggctggtacacctgatctcttgccttcagatcagggttgctgtggacaGATTCCTTGCCTTTCACAATGGCCATAGCTGCAGGTGGTAGGCAGAAGGTTGGTACTgaaatgctgggtcccaacctcagaacaaccagataatggattagatttgttCTAATTTGTGGCCAcgggaattacagcaggtaagtaggcgtcaaagcaggttgCTTAAGCAGtggatgttttattagctcaggaagtcctaaaaaaggacagttacacacagaTGGAATAATAATGATACATGGTCAGACAGtacgctttttatacagattttcacagataccctggcaggaggtaatctaGCCTCCTTCatcccctctaaccaatccatgTGCTTCATGTAGATTGCCTATAAATCAGCGCTTTTACATTGCTACTAGCGGCGCCACTACATATGagattttctattgaatgtttaccatcaggatataacatttctataatcttgctttgaatgcaatttaatttgcaaaattcacattcatctgtgatcacttgcatagagAGTCTACCAGCAAcgataattacctcctcctgtttttcaggctcaacagacattttggtcactgagcgatgaaaaggtctaattaacgtgagattacctgtctctaggcagttgcaaaacccaaacatgacataacGTCTCAGAAGTCCATATATTTCCATACAAAACGCATACCAATATAAaaggataagtacatttgcactGATATGCAGAAGGGCATTGCACtcctaagtaaaataaatatcttcaataagttatttccacttgatccagccacaaataagttatttataagtgatcgaGCTACACAAATGATTGCAATTATTTTAACCAAAGTCTGTTATCAAATGAGTATTTatcctatatattgtatatctatATCGCATGAACAAAAACATGTAAGGGGGAACCCATTATAGTTAGTATTAATGAAAAGCTTTACCGCTTACAAATAAACACAACTGGTCAAAATGAACAGGTATTTTTCACTAGCGAACTCAAATAAAAAAGTCAAAGTGGGAAAGTACATTTATAGGCCGTTCTCCTTTGACAGAGCATTTGTGTGCAATAGCGTGTTTAGTCTGTACGTCTGTATATAACAGCAGTCCAATATTgaagagtgtgtgtatatatatatatatatatgtatatgtatgtgtatatatatatatatatatatatatatatatatatatatatatatatatatgtatatatatgtgtatatatgtgtgtatatatatatatatatatatatatatatatatatatatatatatatatatatatatatatatatatatatatatattcttgtttATTTCTACTCTTGATTTACTTGTATGCACAATCATCTGATACCGAGACAATAACTGTTACTCATTACAATTAACTTACCAGGTCAACTCAGATCAAAACATACTCCTGGGACAATGCTCAGGTTTTACTTGTCGGTAACAAATGTGACATGGAGGATGAGCGAGTAGTGTCATCAGAGCGAGGAAGACAGCTGGCAGAGCACTTGGGTAAGATAAGTGACGAGACTGCATACTTGGGGGTTAACATTGGTGGAAGCCAAATGCTAATTGAAGAATTCCAAATAAATATCACTGTAATATCGCTGCATAATCTGTTGTGCTGGGCCTTTATCTTTCAATTGGAAGGTGATTGTGATTGGTTTGCATAGTTTAATAGTTTCTGTATAGGCCTAACCCATACCTCCCCAAATTCCAAACTGAATAATTGCCACACTTTAGGTGCCATTGCACCGAAACTGCTAACCTATTATGCCCAACCATGTACCCAGTTGAAAGTGGGTCTGAAATATATAGAGCTTTGTACATATTACTCATTGCTAAATGGTTACTGTGCAGCAAAAAGTGTGACAGTTAGCCTAACATTTTATTACTATCATGCAGGTTTCGAATTCTTTGAAGCCAGCGCCAAAGACAACATTAATGTGAAGCAGACATTTGAACGTTTGGTGGACATAATCTGTGAAAAGATGTCAGAGAGTTTGGACACGGCTGATCCAGCTGTTACCGGAGCCAAACAGGGACCCCAGCTCACTGACCAGCAGGCTCCACCACACCAGGACTGTGCCTGCTAAGGAACATGCCTCCATCTACACGTACACATGCACACACCGCATTCCACACCCCTGTCCCTTACGGCTGTATAGTGGTGACCTCTCCCCCACTTACCTTGAAACCTGCATATCATCCGAAGATGACTTTGTCTGTTACAACCTTTTTAGTTAGAATCTATGTAGCAAAGCGAGCGTTTAAATTGCGTGGTtgaataaaaaatagtttaaaattatatataaataaatatatatatatctatagagagAAAGCGAGAGTTTAACAAAGTTAAGTGGGTACAGCCGGCAGAGAAATGATTGAAGAAATACCATATTAGTACACTAGTTTTTCCCACTATAAAGGCATCCTTTTAGCTAAGTTGGAGCTTTGAAAGAAGACTATTCactgcacaaaataaaaaagaaatgccACTAACTGtactaaattgttgttttttttcaagcaTTTCTATGGCTAAACCCATCAGAGACCCTTTAAATGTGTTTGCATGAAACATTAATGTTCTATCAGTTCACCTGAATTGCTTTTTTGTGTGTATGCATTCAAACACTACCATATCGTAACTCTTTCACCACTCCTTTTTATGTTAAgaatatttatatcaatatatatatataatttatttattatacttttgtTTTCCTGTGTCTGAATCTGCAATATGTATGTGAGAATTTATCTTCCTATTTTAAAGGAGTGCCCCGTTCTAGGTTCCTGCCACAAGGAGGTAGCTGCTTATAGGGGAGTACTGTGGCCAGTAACAGTCCTTTTAACGTCCTGATTTTAGGCAGTGATTAAAATATTATCCTTTACATAAATgttctatttaattttttgatCTCCTAGAGTATATAATCACATCAATATATAGCAAATTGTATGTTAAATATTATAGGCTTTCTAAACTGCATTTGAGTGCTGTGAATTTCCTCTGCAATTTTGTGTATGTAGTTAAAAATAGAATAAGTGAAAAGAGGATCATTTTGTTTTAACAATTGTATTTCTAAAAAGAGCGAGCTCTTTATAAAACCTCTTTAAAGGTGCAAcagctccatttttttttttgtttttaaaatagtttttcagAGCACATCATCTGGTGAAATGAGAAAGTATCCAAGtattttacagtatatatttgaAATGAGCTTGTCAAACTGGTAATAATTAGCAGTGTATGCCAAAATGTAGTCTTGCTTCTTTTTAAGTACACTTTACTTTTCTCCAGAGCTATAAGACTGTATTtcatgacacacacacatcagtttttttttttctttctttcaatattttttcctTGTTTctagtttttctttttaagaaatcCAATTTATTTAAGctcatctttttattaaagacgGTGTAAGTGATCGAAAGTAGAGGTTGGGTGGCGAGCTAAGATGACACATTTGTTGGCAGGACTCTTTCAGGACATTTGCAAAGTGGCTTTAATGGGGTAAACTGGACTCTCATGCAATGTGACAGATAAAACGGATATCAGAGGGATTGTCAGGGAGGAAGGAAGCATTGTTGGTTGCACCTTTAACAGAAATGGTTTACTTGATTTTTCCAAGTTAAGAATAAAAGTCTTCAGTCTGCTGTAAAACTCTATTATTATTTGTTGTTGTTCATTAACCTGGTACAAACATTTGGCTCACAATTCCATAGGTTTTTTCCCCCCACTTTAAATTCTAATAACCTTTCAATATTTATTTCAGTAGCTCCTTTCCTTCTGTTATTCCATTGACAGGCAGCCTGATAGGGTGGCTCTGGAACCTTCAAAAGGACCACACATTAGCCCTCATCTCAAAAGGAAgttgaaacaatacatttaagcaaataaatatacacatctgtaataacatataagcAGGCATTTTAATATAAGATCAACAAGTGTCACAAGTTTTAGGAAACATAACTGACTAGGAGGGCTACATGCAGACCTAGGGCCATTTAGCTTTCATTTTAGAAACTTTGCACAGTTCCCTTTTCAGCAGTCGTttaaaatttttttatatatatatatatatatatatatatataatatagcagagAGGTACACTAAGCCCTACTAAATTTAGTGACCGAACATACAGACAACAAAAATGAACAcattttattgggggggggggtgttactgGTTGTTTTCTGCTCAGGAATCTGTCTGAAAACGTGATTCAGAAAAGTGAAACAGACATTCTTGCACTCCTGCACATCCATACATAAGCAGTAAGAAAGACATGCTTTCACAGCAATGTGCAGTTCTTTGTTATATTACATCTTTCAATAATAATTTTACACCATGCAACAGTCACTTTTGCTAGTATTTCATTGAAACACTTACAGATAtattataataacaaaaaatgAATTCCCGGGTGGAACAATAGGGGGTGCAGTGACTATTTGGCCCAGAGGTGAGAGGGGGCTGGGCAGTAGCAGGTTGCCCCCGCCTTGAGTTACATGGCATATGTGCCGGACAGCGCAAGTTCAGAAGACTCCCACTCTGCTCTTCTAACAGCAGAGTGTGTGTCACGGGAGGCAAGAATGACCTCACCGGGCCCCTACCCTAATCTTACTATTGGTCCcggtaaatatacatatttaattacTGCGCATGTGTACTAAAATGCGTCCATGTTTACATCTGAGCATATCTTAGTCTTGCAGACTTTTACGCCAGACGAGGTGGGACAGGGGCAGTCAAGCATACGTTgcatacagtaagggcatatacACTTAATGCTCCTTGGAGATTCGACATAATGAGACTTGGGTGTACCTCCAGGCACACTTCTAAGGAGGCCTAGTGTAAAgataggtggtgatgatgataccagcagcactatctagctacTTATGATTGACTGTTAGCATATTGACACATCTAGCAGGACATACTACATTCATTACTATTGCTTCTATATTATGTCAAGTTTCTGCAGGAAATAAATTTCCATTGAATTTCTAAAGTAGTAAATGAATGATGTGGGggtgtttgcaattttttgcatttccttacattttatatgaaaaattagatttttattcATAACACTGTCAAGACCCTATTCTTGAGATACATGTGACGCAACATAAATGCGTAAACCAACACAATTTTTACACATATGTAGCCTGTCAATTTACCAAGCACCGATGCCTCATCAATTAAAGTCACCCTAATGATTATTCTACATGAATATATaaggaatataaaatatatatgacatATCCTGATGAAGTCCCACTTGACGAAACGCGTAGATGGTCTGGAACACAGTTATCCACTGTGAGGCTGTTTCAGGACTGCTTCAGCAATATTTCTGCGGTTTTAATTATATGCCTAATGTTTGAGACGATCTGGTACgtgcaatatatatgttttactaaTAAAGTAATCTTGTTAATACAATATGAAAGCGCCCCCATTCATCTCTCTCTTAGATATTTCACTTATCCGTGGAGATTGGGTCAGAAAGGGGAGGACGCGTGGACAAGTATCTGCTAGTGCAAGAGAGACTGTGAAGAGAACTAAATCACAGACATTGCATAGCACGCTGGCATACTCCTTTTATGTGATTCATGAACGTCTAAAGAATGATCTCTGTGTGCACTGGTTTGccatatatattacacatcaaATATTCCTCaataatgatatatatttattggcttaactgaaatataaatttattggcaaaaaaatattaaagtacatCTAAAATTACATATGCTTATGTAAAACAGCAATTGCATATTTCTTAATGCAATTACGCAGATTTAACAAaccaatatttaaataaaaagatacTATATCCAAAAGTTTCCTTTTCAGTCGGCTCTTGTAAATGgaaaagcacataggttttatctACTAATGTGTTTCTCCAAATGGTTTTGTGTTTCCAGCAGAGGCAAATAGATTAATAGCCCTTTGTAGGGGAGTATTTTAAATCCCCTAACGCCAAGTAAAAGGAGACGTTTATCATTAACCGTGTATTACTCTATTCTTATTTGAATAAAGTAAGATCTTCAGTATTATAcaacgaaataaaaaaaaaaatcaacacgcctatatttatgtaaaaatatcacattagcccggcggttcccaaagtgtgcgccgcggctcccaggggtgccgtggcgctatcactggggtgccgtgggccagccctagaaaaaagaaagcaaacagaaacttaccaatccgtgcggcgctaggacactgcagcctcctctctcccgcagctgtcactgaatatcgacgtcagtgacagctgcgcgagagaggaggctgcagagtcctagcgccgcgtggattggtaagtttcagtttgctttctttttttctatagctggcgcctggcgcggggcagagggggacagagagcagaggaggagggcagatggcagaggagggggacagagggcagaggagggggacagatggcagaggagggggacagatggcagaggagtgggacagagttgaggagggcagatggcagaggaggagggcagatggcagaggagggggacagagagcagaggaggacggcagatggcagaggagggtgacagtgtgagagagggcagaggagagtgacagagggcagagggggcaacgtgagagagggcagtgtgcctggatgcagagggggcagtgtgcctggatgcagagggggcagaggggtatttttgcatacaactaaataagtatttctgttgtgacccaaatacttattacaattttttgacccaactacttctaaaacaggactgctcagtaattattttggaggggtgccttgaaaaaatttggagactctaagggtgccgcgaactgcaaatgtttgggaaccactgcattagccTAATGTTTGTAGATACATATCATTTAATATGTTAGGTCTCACTATAATATCAGTAAAATAAACTCTCATAGTCTGAGTTTAAAGCTTAATGAACAGACCAAGACACTTTAATATCCACCTGAACTCCATTAtcttaataaattattttctccTTGTGTGTAATCTACTGTGTTCATCTTGCCTCAAGATAAACTATTGATGATGACATTCTATTGAGTGTGGATGGGAGGAATACGCAGCCAAGGCAACTTATGAACATTGATAATGATGGTTTCCAgtgtaatggaaaaaaaacaaacatacattacTTTAAGGTAGGTTCTTTGAAACAGATGTGTAGAAGGCTGTGGCAAAAGAAAGAGACCAGTTCAAATAACCCTACTCTGCACCAATTCATATGTAATGCTAAAACAAGACATAGAATATTGAGCTATCTTCTTAAACAATTGTTGCATCATgggatatatattattttgtctaTAATGTTTACCCTGTCTTGTCGTAATGTCTTGTTTACCCTGTGTTGTATTAACAAAAGCCTGTTACTTAGTCATTCGTTTGAGTAACATCAGTCTGCAAGCGTTATACCCATGAGTCCACATGTCACTATGAATAATTGTAGGTTTTTCCAATCCAATTCCTCAATGTCTTAACTAGTATTGGTGTACTCATCCTTCCATTGATCATTAATACAAAGAAAAAATGATTTATGCAATAcctgccattttttttaaatattctacCTCTGACATCTCTAAAGATCTCCatagataaaaatataacaatttaaaaatCTCATGATCAAGTCCCATTGAGTGTTGCATTGTAATTCTGCTAAAAGGGAAGAAATAGGATTCTTGTTATAAcacattttcaaaaatatattgcaaGCTAAATTTCTCCTGATACAAATGtatgttttccttttttcctttctgTGTTGAAAAAAGTTACCTTTTTGCTTTATAAGAGAGCCCAAATTCTAGTACCCAAAAcataaataagttatttaaaacTTTCTCCTCTGTGGGTTCTTATATGGTTGACTGCAAAGTATAGAATGCCTGCAAGTCTCCTACATGGAGCAATTTATCAGTGGATGCTCTTTTAAGCTTTGAATTGTTGGTGACCTCCATGAGCTAATATATATTAAAGTTCCAATTTAACCATTCACCACTTTTTTCATCCAGGTCAAAGCTATGTGAAAGGGCCTAAATATTTGTAAGTGAGTGGGAGATAGGTATCTAGCATTTAATCCTGTCCACTGCTACAACAGATTAAAGGCCTGGCATCTttatttcatttgcatattacaaGCACCAAAGAACAGAATTTCTGCACATGTAGACATCTCCATACTAGAATAACGGTTTGTGAACTAATTTATAACACATTTCTTTACTCTACACTTTTATAGGATTAGCTATCATTAATCCTCATTGGCGCCTGGTGCATGAGTAGCTATATTAACCAGGTAACTTGGCCAATGGGTTGTCAGATTATTGTGTGTTTTCCTTTGCACCAGTATTGCTCTTATGATATCCAGATTTAGTGTATCAGTCTATACATTGACCACAGACTATACATTTTCCTCAAACCGTAGATCAGACTATAGAGACTTTAAAGGTGAGATGAGTATTCCATGAATACCAACTGACTGACACATGGAGGCTCACTCTCCTAGATGTAAAGGATTACACATTCCTTTCGTATGGGCACTCTGCATATAGCAGAATTGGCTCTTTATGGGACATATGCACCTTCATCTACTACCTGATGCCAACATAGGACAAATCACATGGTCAGACTGTCTATTGATCTACATTACTATTTTTATAGGTGATCCTCCTGGACTTGGCATCGTAATGAGACACTCTTGCAAGATATTTTCTGTAAGAGTCAATTGGAGGAGGCCCTTGTGGAATATTCTCTCAATAATAATGGTGAAACCTCCTAAATTAATGTGGGAGAGTCATAAATGTGTAATAAGGGGGAGGTGTATTTGAGAAAATTCCTTGAGGTTAAAAGAAGCCAGAAAGAGGCACTGCTTTTAAAAATCTTGAAATAGGCCATATGTGCACCATGTCCCAGTCGGTGTACGAGGAATTGAAGACAAGGGCAGCCTTGAACAAGCTATTAAATGATGGATGAAATTGGCCTTTCATGAATGTAGAAATAGAGATTTTTGATGGGGGAGTAAACCTGGTAAAATGTTAGCCAGAGCCCAAAGTTCCTTAACATATATCAATTTATTCAAAACTGCAACAGGGTGTAGTCCACCACCTGGACAGGGAGTTTACCATGGCCTTCCATTTGTATTACACAAAGCTgcataacattataactggcttCACTCAGGAAGGCCTacaatctagaaaaaaaaaaataactgttaaaAACTGGCTTCCTTAAGGTCTCATAAGAGGTGCAAATATCTCTAGAACAACCCTTTACTAACCAAGAATTGGAAGAAGCCATTAAGACATCTGCCCTTGGTAAAAGCCCTGGTCCTACTGGATTCTCCATCTCttcttataaaacatttaaaga
The genomic region above belongs to Mixophyes fleayi isolate aMixFle1 unplaced genomic scaffold, aMixFle1.hap1 Scaffold_4040, whole genome shotgun sequence and contains:
- the LOC142134153 gene encoding ras-related protein Rab-3A-like; the encoded protein is MEDERVVSSERGRQLAEHLGFEFFEASAKDNINVKQTFERLVDIICEKMSESLDTADPAVTGAKQGPQLTDQQAPPHQDCAC